Genomic window (Spirosoma sp. KCTC 42546):
TCTCCTTATGTCAAAAACTAATCTGGACCTATCCGATAATCTCCTGTGGTATAAAGACGCCATCATTTACGAATTACACATCAAAGCCTTCCGCGACGGTAACGGCGACGGAATTGGTGATTTTCAGGGCCTGCTCGAAAAGTTAGATTACTTACAGGAGTTAGGCGTGACGGCCATTTGGCTGCTGCCGTTCTATCCATCACCCCTGCGCGACGATGGCTATGATATTGCCGATTATTACACCATCAATAAGTCCTATGGAGATATCGAACAGTTTAAAATCCTGCTCGATGAGGCTCACCGGCGCAATCTGAAAGTCATTACGGAACTGGTCATTAATCACTCCTCCGATCAGCATCCCTGGTTTCAACGCGCCCGAAAAGCTCCCAAAGGATCACCAGAGCGGGATTACTACGTCTGGACCGACGACCCAACCCAATACAAAGATGTTCGGATTATTTTTCAGGATTTCGAGAAGTCGAACTGGACCTGGGATAACGAGGCTCAGCAATATTACTGGCACCGCTTTTTCCATCACCAGCCCGACCTGAACTACGACAACCCGCTGGTTCAGGATGAAGTGTTTAGGATGATCGATTACTGGTGCGAACTGGGTGTGGATGGGTTTCGGCTGGATGCCGTTCCGTATCTGTTTGAACGCGAAGGGACGAACGGCGAAAACCTGTCCGAAACGCATGCCTTTCTTAAAAAGCTTCGAAAACATGTAGACGATCATTTTCCCGGCGTGGTCTTTCTGGCCGAAGCCAATATGTGGCCCGAAGATTCGGCTTCATACTTTGGGGATGGCGACGAATGCCATATGAACTACCATTTCCCGGTCATGCCCCGCCTGTTTATGTCGCTTCAGATGGAAGACCGGTATCCAATTACCGATATTTTCGACCAGACACCCGCCATTCCCGACAATTGCCAGTGGGCTATTTTCCTGCGTAACCACGACGAACTGACCCTCGAAATGGTGACCGACGAGGAGCGGGATTACATGTATAAGACCTACGCGAAAGACCCGAAAGCTAAAATCAATTTGGGTATTCGGCACCGGCTGGCCCCATTACTGGGAAACAACCGGAAGAAAATAGAGCTGATGAACAGCCTGCTGTTTTCGTTGCCGGGCACACCCGTTATTTACTATGGCGACGAAATCGGGATGGGCGACAATGTCTACCTGGGCGACCGCGACGGCGTGCGAACCCCCATGCAATGGTCGCCGGATCGGAATGCGGGGTTCTCAACGGCGAATCCTCATAAACTATACCTGCCCACCATTCTCGACCCGGAGTATCATTATGAATCCGTCAATGTAGAAACCCAGCAACAGAATACATCGTCATTGTTCTGGTTCATGAAGCGGATGATCACACTGCGCAAAAAACACAAAGCTTTTGGCCGGGGGGACCTGAACTTTCTGACTGTCGAAAATCCCAAAGTGCTCGCCTTTACGCGAACCTATGCCGACGAAACCCTCCTGTTCGTCATTAACCTCTCGAAGTTTTCGCAGCCCGCCCAGATTGAGTTAACGGGGTTTAGTGGATACGTACCGGTTGAAGCATTCAGTCAAAATTCGTTTCCCATTGTTTCTGAAAATGAAACGTATTTTTTTACACTGGCACCACATGATTATCAATGGTTCGTGCTGGAAAAAACCCATACGGACGTAATCCCTGCTTTCCAGTTACCGACAATTAATGTGGCGCTATGGGGGCAGATTTTGAGCAATGGCACCCGCGAGCGACTGGAAACAAAGGTTTTACCGGATTATTTACTTCGAACAGACTGGTTTAGCGAGAAAAAGCAGACCATGCGGAGCATCTCTATTCTGAATCATGCACCACTTCTGCTCCCGGTTGGGTCGGCCTACATACTGCTGCTAGAAGTAACGTATGAGCGGGGTTTGCCCGAAATCTTCCAGTTGATCATCGCATTTGCCAGTGCATCGCAGGCGGCCAAACTTACCCACGATTGCCCACAGGCTATACTGGCGAATCTGGAGCTTGGCCATGAGTCGGGTATTCTTTGCGATGGGTTGTATCTGCCTGAAGTTCAGCAGGCGCTTCTTTACAAAATGACTGAAAATGCCAGGCATAAAGAAGGAAATCTGGCCTTTCAGTGTACACCGTTGCTGGCCGGTTATGTTCGGGAACACAGCGCCATAAAATCAAAATTGGCTACGTCCAGTCATCATTACGCAGCTATCATCTACGACCATTGTTTTCTGCTGAAATTCTACCGGAAGGTAGATATGGCCATCAATCCCGATACGGAATTGACTCGTTTCCTGTCCGAAAACGCTGGTTTCTCCTATGTTCCAAAATTTGCCGGAGCCGTAGACATGTTTTCGGGCGGTGAGCCGATCCTGTTGGGGGTAATGCAGGAAGGGGGTGCCCGGCACGGAGACGGAAAAACCTACGTACTGGAACGGATCAACAACTTTATCGAGCGCGTTCTGGCCCGCAATCAGATCCAGTTAGCGACAGCTGTTGATGTTCCCCGCGGTACCCTGAGTCAGTCCCTCGCACTCAATGACTTACCCGTCGAAACGCAGGAGTTGATCGGCCCACGGGGCGCAGAACAGGCCCGGCTTCTAGGCACACGTATCGGGCAGATGCACCGGGCACTGGCTTCTGACAGTACGCATCCGGATTTTGCCCCGGAAGAATTCTCCCTGCATTACCAGCGGTCACTGTTTTCGGGTTTACAGTCGTTGGTTCGCGAAAGCTATCAGA
Coding sequences:
- the treS gene encoding maltose alpha-D-glucosyltransferase → MSKTNLDLSDNLLWYKDAIIYELHIKAFRDGNGDGIGDFQGLLEKLDYLQELGVTAIWLLPFYPSPLRDDGYDIADYYTINKSYGDIEQFKILLDEAHRRNLKVITELVINHSSDQHPWFQRARKAPKGSPERDYYVWTDDPTQYKDVRIIFQDFEKSNWTWDNEAQQYYWHRFFHHQPDLNYDNPLVQDEVFRMIDYWCELGVDGFRLDAVPYLFEREGTNGENLSETHAFLKKLRKHVDDHFPGVVFLAEANMWPEDSASYFGDGDECHMNYHFPVMPRLFMSLQMEDRYPITDIFDQTPAIPDNCQWAIFLRNHDELTLEMVTDEERDYMYKTYAKDPKAKINLGIRHRLAPLLGNNRKKIELMNSLLFSLPGTPVIYYGDEIGMGDNVYLGDRDGVRTPMQWSPDRNAGFSTANPHKLYLPTILDPEYHYESVNVETQQQNTSSLFWFMKRMITLRKKHKAFGRGDLNFLTVENPKVLAFTRTYADETLLFVINLSKFSQPAQIELTGFSGYVPVEAFSQNSFPIVSENETYFFTLAPHDYQWFVLEKTHTDVIPAFQLPTINVALWGQILSNGTRERLETKVLPDYLLRTDWFSEKKQTMRSISILNHAPLLLPVGSAYILLLEVTYERGLPEIFQLIIAFASASQAAKLTHDCPQAILANLELGHESGILCDGLYLPEVQQALLYKMTENARHKEGNLAFQCTPLLAGYVREHSAIKSKLATSSHHYAAIIYDHCFLLKFYRKVDMAINPDTELTRFLSENAGFSYVPKFAGAVDMFSGGEPILLGVMQEGGARHGDGKTYVLERINNFIERVLARNQIQLATAVDVPRGTLSQSLALNDLPVETQELIGPRGAEQARLLGTRIGQMHRALASDSTHPDFAPEEFSLHYQRSLFSGLQSLVRESYQSQQRNLQRLPDDVRAEVEQMLGRKDDVLNLLKRIYSKKLDTSKIRIHGDLQLEKILLTGKDIAIQDFGGDPTRSYSERRLKRSPLRDVAAMIRSFYYVGYEGFLRTNQVTDNDLVRILPYAEFWAHYMSGFFMHAYLEAVRGSSFIPAEPDDLQMMLETYLLEKAITDLNQELNHRPDWVRVPLQLIKSIVVAPVPVVSEPELV